The following are encoded in a window of Clostridium thermarum genomic DNA:
- a CDS encoding histidine triad nucleotide-binding protein, protein MEGCIFCKIASGEIPAEKVFESANVLAFKDINPGAPVHILIIPKKHIASVNDIEDQDVNIIGEIFIAAKKIASSLGVAEDGYRVVTNCGENAGQTVRHLHYHLLGGRSLKWPPG, encoded by the coding sequence TTGGAAGGTTGTATTTTTTGCAAGATAGCCTCAGGTGAAATTCCTGCTGAGAAGGTCTTTGAAAGTGCTAATGTATTGGCATTTAAAGATATCAATCCTGGTGCACCTGTACATATATTAATTATACCGAAAAAGCATATAGCCAGTGTAAATGATATAGAGGACCAGGATGTAAACATAATAGGTGAAATATTCATTGCTGCAAAGAAAATTGCAAGCAGTCTTGGTGTTGCAGAAGATGGCTATAGAGTTGTTACCAACTGTGGGGAAAATGCGGGACAGACAGTCCGGCATCTTCATTACCATCTATTAGGAGGACGATCATTAAAATGGCCTCCAGGCTAA
- a CDS encoding IS30 family transposase: MAKFKHFTLEERVSIEIMLKASLSFKAIARELDRDCTTISKEVKNHIMYKRTGSYGRPFNNCIHRLTCNHTYLCEKSHCRIRRCRFCSDCSKFCSDYKAYTCHLLSKPPYVCNGCASLTKCTLEKAIYNASYAHDEYVLRRSESRSGITISEDEIKRLDKIITPLIQRGQSIHHICVNNRDLIMHSEKSIYNYIDYNLFSTKNIDLPRKVVYRPRKKLKNHFKVDKSYRIGRTYQDFLEFMKENPDTPVVEMDSVEGTKGGKVLLTIHFVDSQFMLAFIRDANTSRSVIDIFENLYLELGPDTFLKLFPVILTDNGSEFTNPKAIEFDRQGNRITRIFYCDPSAPYQKGAAENNHELIRRIVPKGQSFNSFQQKDISLMMSHINSYSRKKLNDQSPYSVFSFLYGAKTLAKLDSELIKPNEIIMNPSLLKY; this comes from the coding sequence ATGGCTAAATTCAAACACTTTACGTTAGAGGAAAGAGTCTCTATTGAAATAATGCTTAAAGCCTCCCTTTCTTTCAAAGCAATAGCCCGAGAGCTTGATCGAGATTGTACAACCATTTCCAAAGAGGTTAAAAATCATATCATGTACAAGCGAACAGGTTCTTACGGTAGACCTTTTAACAACTGTATTCATCGTTTAACTTGCAACCATACATATCTATGTGAGAAATCACATTGTAGAATTCGACGCTGTCGCTTTTGTTCAGATTGTTCAAAATTCTGTTCTGATTACAAAGCATATACTTGTCACTTACTCTCTAAGCCACCTTATGTGTGCAATGGATGTGCTAGCCTTACAAAATGTACTCTGGAGAAAGCAATCTATAATGCTTCCTATGCCCATGATGAATATGTACTTCGTCGTTCTGAGTCACGAAGCGGCATAACTATTTCTGAGGACGAGATTAAACGTCTTGATAAAATCATAACCCCACTCATTCAAAGAGGTCAATCTATACACCATATCTGCGTTAATAACAGAGACCTTATCATGCATAGTGAAAAATCAATCTACAACTATATTGATTACAATCTTTTCTCCACAAAAAATATTGACCTTCCAAGAAAAGTTGTTTATCGTCCAAGAAAAAAGCTTAAAAATCATTTTAAAGTGGATAAGTCCTACAGAATTGGACGCACATATCAGGATTTTCTTGAATTCATGAAGGAAAATCCTGATACTCCAGTAGTTGAAATGGATTCTGTTGAAGGTACTAAAGGTGGTAAGGTGTTGCTCACTATCCATTTCGTTGATTCTCAGTTTATGCTTGCTTTTATTAGGGATGCAAACACTTCACGTTCCGTCATAGATATTTTCGAAAATCTTTATTTGGAACTGGGGCCTGACACTTTTCTAAAACTATTTCCTGTCATTCTAACTGACAACGGCAGTGAGTTTACAAATCCAAAGGCTATCGAGTTTGATAGGCAGGGAAACCGCATAACACGCATCTTCTACTGCGACCCTTCAGCGCCATATCAGAAAGGTGCTGCAGAAAACAACCATGAATTGATCCGGAGAATTGTTCCTAAAGGCCAGAGCTTCAACTCATTTCAACAGAAGGATATCTCATTGATGATGAGTCACATTAATTCTTATTCAAGAAAAAAGCTGAATGACCAGTCTCCATACTCGGTATTCAGCTTCCTTTACGGCGCTAAAACGCTCGCAAAGTTGGATTCAGAACTCATCAAACCAAATGAGATTATCATGAATCCGAGTTTATTAAAATATTAA
- the rpsU gene encoding 30S ribosomal protein S21: MSEIKVGENETLESALRRFKRKCARAGVLSEVRKREHYEKPSVRRKKKSEAARKRKFK; the protein is encoded by the coding sequence ATGTCAGAAATAAAAGTTGGAGAAAATGAAACTCTTGAAAGTGCTTTAAGAAGATTTAAGAGAAAATGCGCAAGGGCTGGTGTTCTTTCTGAAGTTAGAAAAAGAGAGCATTATGAAAAGCCAAGCGTAAGAAGAAAGAAGAAGTCTGAAGCAGCAAGAAAAAGAAAATTCAAATAG
- a CDS encoding GatB/YqeY domain-containing protein, which yields MPLKERLQDDWKQALKAKDKFRADTISTARAAILQVEKNEGAASVDDETIIEILAREVKQRREAIAEFEKGNRQDLVDKAKAEIEILLSYLPQQLSEDEIYEIVRVAAVEVGANSMKDMGRLMAAVIERTKGRADGKVVSTIVKEHLSK from the coding sequence ATGCCACTTAAAGAAAGACTCCAGGATGATTGGAAGCAAGCTTTAAAGGCTAAGGATAAATTCAGAGCAGATACCATCAGTACTGCTAGAGCAGCCATTCTTCAAGTTGAAAAGAATGAAGGAGCTGCCAGTGTTGATGACGAAACTATCATTGAAATTTTAGCTAGGGAAGTAAAGCAAAGGCGAGAAGCTATTGCTGAATTTGAAAAAGGAAACAGACAGGACCTTGTTGATAAGGCGAAAGCCGAAATTGAGATTTTGTTAAGTTACCTTCCTCAGCAGTTAAGTGAAGATGAAATATATGAAATAGTACGAGTGGCAGCCGTTGAAGTTGGTGCAAATAGCATGAAAGATATGGGAAGACTGATGGCAGCGGTTATTGAACGAACCAAGGGCAGAGCAGACGGTAAAGTAGTTAGTACCATAGTTAAAGAGCATTTGAGTAAATAA
- the yqfC gene encoding sporulation protein YqfC: protein MEDKINKARESLAHQLDLPRDVVLNIPKISVTGNNEITIENHKGIVLFDEKEIKVNSNVGLISISGEKFEILFLGGSTITISGKFRAILYEGTL, encoded by the coding sequence GTGGAAGACAAGATAAATAAGGCAAGGGAAAGTTTGGCTCATCAATTAGATTTGCCTAGGGATGTAGTCTTAAACATTCCAAAGATAAGCGTAACAGGAAATAATGAAATCACAATAGAAAATCATAAGGGCATTGTTTTGTTTGATGAAAAAGAGATAAAGGTAAATTCTAATGTAGGTCTAATATCAATTTCAGGAGAAAAGTTTGAGATTTTATTTTTGGGAGGAAGCACTATCACAATCAGTGGAAAATTTAGAGCTATACTCTATGAGGGGACATTATAA
- the yqfD gene encoding sporulation protein YqfD: protein MRLSKYYNGVIEIEIQSRIPERFINLLWKNEIMVKNIARVDITTMTMEINIRDYDKIKDICKRTETKVRIIGRQGLFFYLFQIKRHFSLVGGVAFFALAILYLSTFMWSIDITADKYISPYEIRQRLYSYGIKPGIAKSKINVKQLEDRVMKDADDIMYFRARIEGSTLKIIVGERVAPPEIVEDNEPCDVIAKEDGEILRIFSTAGTPVVQAGDKVKKGQILIKGEQGKEGAVYPVHAKGQVMANTFYEYEREMQIKGIRYEATGRTVENSYIEVLGKKIYLKKGLNKFTNYDKIIDNKGYIKREIFKETKAVEFELDKKQVVDSTVEELHKKTMESFDKSAKLKDTIVESEQNGNNLKIRVVFVVEIDIAQEQKAR, encoded by the coding sequence ATGAGGTTATCCAAGTATTATAATGGCGTTATAGAAATTGAAATACAATCTAGAATTCCTGAAAGGTTTATTAACTTACTTTGGAAGAATGAGATAATGGTAAAAAATATTGCCCGCGTCGACATTACGACAATGACCATGGAAATCAATATCAGAGATTATGATAAGATAAAAGATATATGCAAGAGGACGGAAACAAAGGTAAGGATTATAGGCAGGCAAGGACTGTTCTTTTACTTGTTTCAGATTAAGAGACATTTTTCCCTGGTAGGCGGTGTTGCATTTTTCGCTTTAGCAATTTTGTATCTTTCTACCTTTATGTGGTCTATAGACATTACGGCAGATAAGTACATAAGCCCCTATGAAATAAGGCAGAGGTTGTACAGCTATGGCATAAAGCCGGGCATAGCTAAAAGTAAGATCAATGTGAAGCAATTAGAGGATAGGGTTATGAAGGATGCAGATGACATAATGTACTTTAGAGCAAGAATTGAAGGGTCCACTCTAAAAATAATTGTAGGGGAAAGGGTTGCACCACCTGAGATAGTAGAAGACAATGAGCCCTGTGATGTAATTGCAAAGGAAGACGGAGAAATTTTAAGAATATTTTCAACAGCTGGTACACCGGTGGTACAGGCGGGAGACAAGGTTAAGAAGGGACAAATACTTATAAAGGGTGAACAAGGCAAGGAAGGAGCTGTATACCCGGTACATGCTAAAGGACAAGTCATGGCCAATACCTTCTACGAATACGAAAGGGAAATGCAAATAAAGGGTATCAGGTATGAGGCCACAGGAAGAACGGTTGAAAATAGCTATATTGAAGTATTGGGAAAAAAAATATATCTAAAAAAAGGTTTAAATAAATTTACCAATTATGATAAAATAATAGATAATAAAGGTTACATAAAACGAGAGATTTTTAAAGAAACAAAAGCAGTTGAATTTGAACTGGATAAAAAACAAGTGGTGGATAGTACAGTAGAAGAACTGCACAAGAAAACCATGGAATCCTTTGATAAATCTGCCAAGCTAAAGGATACTATTGTGGAAAGTGAGCAGAACGGCAACAATTTAAAGATCAGGGTTGTGTTTGTGGTGGAAATAGATATAGCGCAAGAACAAAAAGCCAGATGA
- a CDS encoding HD family phosphohydrolase — protein MKKYNSGKSDKLNRIYKVLIFLLTFVILFFTLMTAVVSPKYSVKVGEIAKNDIKAPREVKDRVATEEKYRQVEEQVEPQYTKDNEVKENIINTIDSLFIALRGVKSLLVEDEAKVEKLKEKSPILLSEEEYVGLVALQDNEVGTLQQYLVDVFEDIYDNSRIESKTEHTTRTQEELKNRFNSSNLSSNQKVLGISIGYKLIKPNYFFDEQKTEELKKEAIKDVEPVMIKKDQIIVKYGEPITVRQIQILTDLGLLNDNPAIQLRLYISLTVLLLGIMIFQWHYIYKFYRSVFDNNKIILLINLLSCVSVIISRTMGIISPYLIPFACIPLLMTLLVNYKISLVINILNVILISGSVGFNIEAVILAVVNTVIGAVVLRKMQARNDIFYSTAVIVIVNVVCTFCIGTLLSNNYLEVLKRAGLASVGSITAAVLTIGLLPFFEFTFDIVTAMKLLELANPNQPLLKRLLIEAPGTYHHSVMVANLAEVAAEDIGANSILARVGAYYHDVGKIKRPYFFKENQMGMDNPHDKIAPNLSAMIITSHVKDGLELAKEYKVPVVIQDIIAQHHGNSLVKYFYITMRNNAQNIEDVKEEDFRYAGPIPKAKETALVMLADSVEAAVRSIKEPSIEKIETMVNNIFKDKLNDGQLSGCDLTLYELKKVKKAFLKALTGLYHQRIEYPEENKIIKAEEIKNDLH, from the coding sequence ATGAAGAAATACAATTCAGGAAAAAGTGATAAACTCAATAGAATATATAAAGTTTTAATTTTCCTGTTAACTTTTGTAATATTATTTTTTACCCTGATGACAGCAGTAGTGTCTCCCAAGTATTCCGTTAAGGTAGGAGAGATAGCTAAGAATGACATAAAAGCACCCAGGGAAGTGAAGGATAGGGTAGCTACTGAAGAAAAGTATAGGCAAGTGGAAGAGCAAGTGGAACCTCAATATACTAAGGACAATGAGGTAAAAGAAAATATCATCAATACTATAGATTCCCTATTTATTGCACTTAGAGGTGTAAAGTCACTGCTTGTGGAAGATGAAGCCAAAGTGGAGAAATTGAAGGAAAAATCTCCTATACTCCTATCTGAAGAAGAGTATGTTGGGCTAGTGGCCCTGCAGGATAATGAGGTTGGTACACTACAACAATATCTTGTTGATGTTTTTGAAGATATTTATGATAACAGTAGAATCGAAAGCAAGACTGAACATACAACCAGAACCCAAGAGGAGTTAAAAAACAGATTTAACAGTTCAAATTTATCAAGTAATCAAAAAGTCTTAGGTATAAGTATTGGATATAAATTAATAAAGCCGAATTACTTTTTTGATGAACAAAAGACAGAAGAGCTAAAAAAAGAAGCTATCAAAGATGTCGAGCCTGTAATGATAAAAAAAGATCAGATTATAGTTAAATATGGAGAGCCAATTACGGTGAGACAAATTCAGATATTAACTGATCTAGGCTTGCTCAATGATAACCCAGCCATACAGTTGAGACTTTATATCAGCTTGACGGTACTCCTCTTGGGCATCATGATTTTTCAGTGGCACTATATTTATAAGTTTTATAGATCAGTGTTTGATAATAACAAAATTATATTGCTTATAAACTTATTAAGCTGCGTATCCGTGATAATCTCAAGGACTATGGGGATAATTTCACCTTATCTTATTCCCTTTGCATGCATACCACTGCTGATGACCTTGCTGGTAAATTATAAGATATCTCTGGTCATAAATATTCTGAATGTGATACTGATAAGCGGTAGTGTAGGTTTTAATATTGAAGCCGTTATCCTTGCAGTAGTCAATACAGTGATAGGAGCTGTGGTGCTTAGAAAGATGCAGGCAAGAAACGACATATTCTACTCTACGGCAGTAATCGTCATAGTAAATGTGGTGTGTACTTTCTGCATAGGCACTCTACTAAGCAATAACTATCTCGAAGTATTGAAAAGAGCGGGGCTTGCTTCAGTAGGTAGTATCACTGCTGCAGTACTTACAATTGGCTTGCTGCCATTTTTTGAATTTACCTTTGATATTGTTACTGCCATGAAATTGCTTGAACTTGCAAATCCTAATCAGCCCTTGTTAAAGAGACTGCTTATTGAGGCGCCGGGGACTTACCATCACAGTGTAATGGTAGCCAATCTTGCAGAGGTGGCTGCGGAAGATATCGGTGCTAACTCAATTCTTGCAAGAGTTGGAGCTTATTATCATGATGTGGGAAAAATAAAAAGACCCTACTTCTTTAAAGAAAACCAGATGGGCATGGATAATCCACATGACAAGATAGCTCCAAATTTGAGTGCCATGATCATCACATCCCATGTAAAAGACGGACTGGAGTTGGCAAAGGAATACAAGGTACCGGTGGTTATACAGGATATAATTGCCCAGCATCATGGCAATTCCTTAGTTAAATATTTTTATATAACAATGAGAAATAATGCACAAAATATAGAGGATGTTAAGGAAGAAGATTTCCGGTATGCTGGACCTATTCCTAAGGCGAAGGAGACAGCTCTAGTCATGCTGGCTGATAGCGTTGAAGCGGCCGTTAGATCTATAAAAGAGCCTTCTATAGAAAAGATAGAAACCATGGTAAATAATATTTTTAAGGATAAACTAAATGATGGACAGTTAAGTGGCTGCGATTTGACCTTATACGAGTTGAAAAAAGTAAAAAAGGCTTTTCTTAAGGCGCTGACAGGTCTCTATCATCAAAGAATAGAATATCCTGAAGAAAACAAAATTATTAAAGCCGAGGAGATAAAAAATGATTTACATTGA
- the ybeY gene encoding rRNA maturation RNase YbeY, with protein sequence MIYIENGQGKIKWDSETEELLKAVIDFAVKEEGVTCGYQISVLLVENEEIRSINWEHRRIDKVTDVLSFPMLDYPSGKVYKEVYTDNNFDSSMLDGVELVLGDIVISLERAMEQSIDYGHSFKRELTYLIIHSVLHLLGYDHMQEEDKLRMREREEYILSRFNINRD encoded by the coding sequence ATGATTTACATTGAGAATGGACAGGGAAAAATTAAGTGGGACAGTGAAACAGAAGAATTGCTAAAGGCTGTAATTGACTTTGCTGTAAAGGAGGAAGGAGTCACTTGCGGCTATCAGATAAGCGTACTTTTGGTAGAGAATGAGGAGATACGAAGCATTAATTGGGAGCATAGAAGAATTGATAAAGTAACGGATGTCTTGTCATTTCCAATGCTGGATTATCCCAGTGGAAAGGTATATAAAGAAGTTTATACCGATAATAATTTTGATAGCAGTATGCTTGATGGAGTAGAACTGGTTCTCGGTGACATCGTTATTTCACTTGAAAGGGCCATGGAGCAGAGTATAGATTACGGCCATTCCTTTAAAAGAGAGCTTACTTACTTGATAATACACTCCGTACTTCATCTCTTGGGTTATGACCATATGCAAGAAGAAGATAAGTTAAGAATGAGGGAAAGAGAAGAATATATACTTTCTAGATTCAATATCAATAGAGATTAA
- a CDS encoding diacylglycerol kinase, with translation MKIRKLVDSFNYAIEGIIYAVRTQRNMRIHMAVALLVLTACFFYDLSKVELLILTITITIVIAAELVNTAVESAIDATTNYYHPLAKIAKNTAAGAVLVTAINAVIVGYIIFWDKLTDITFSVITKVKQSNPYMMFLVLVIVSIATIVVKAIYGEGTPLRGGMPSGHSALAFSIATTIALITEEPLSIMLSFLLAFIVAQSRVDTETHSILEVLMGAVFGTLLTLFIFRVFS, from the coding sequence ATGAAAATAAGGAAGCTTGTGGATAGTTTTAATTATGCAATAGAGGGGATAATATATGCAGTAAGAACTCAAAGAAATATGCGAATTCATATGGCAGTAGCCCTGTTGGTATTAACAGCTTGTTTCTTTTATGATCTAAGCAAGGTAGAACTGCTTATTTTGACAATCACTATTACCATAGTGATAGCTGCTGAACTTGTAAATACAGCGGTAGAAAGTGCAATTGATGCTACCACAAATTATTATCATCCTTTGGCAAAAATTGCGAAGAACACTGCAGCCGGGGCTGTACTTGTAACTGCAATAAATGCAGTTATCGTCGGCTATATAATTTTCTGGGATAAGTTAACAGATATCACCTTCAGCGTAATAACTAAGGTAAAGCAATCGAATCCATATATGATGTTTCTGGTTTTGGTAATAGTGTCTATTGCTACTATAGTAGTAAAGGCTATCTACGGAGAAGGCACACCTTTAAGAGGTGGCATGCCCAGTGGTCATAGTGCATTAGCTTTCTCTATAGCTACTACAATAGCTTTGATAACTGAGGAGCCACTTTCTATAATGCTCAGTTTTCTGCTGGCTTTTATTGTAGCACAAAGCAGGGTGGATACAGAAACCCACTCCATATTAGAAGTATTGATGGGAGCGGTCTTTGGCACATTACTAACGCTTTTTATATTCAGAGTTTTTAGCTGA
- a CDS encoding cytidine deaminase, whose product MNHETLIKEALKARQMAYTPYSNFNVGAAVLTEDGKVYTGCNIENASFGATNCAERTAIFKAVSEGSRTITAIAIVGDLNSYTYPCGICRQVFLEFAKDENIEIILAKNEKDYVVERLKDIIPGAFTKKDLNKE is encoded by the coding sequence ATGAATCATGAGACATTGATAAAAGAGGCTTTAAAAGCCAGACAAATGGCATACACACCCTATTCTAACTTTAATGTAGGTGCAGCGGTGCTTACTGAAGATGGCAAAGTATATACGGGCTGTAATATTGAAAATGCATCCTTCGGCGCAACAAACTGTGCGGAGAGAACTGCCATTTTTAAGGCTGTATCGGAGGGATCTAGGACTATAACCGCTATTGCGATTGTAGGTGATCTTAATTCATATACTTATCCTTGCGGAATATGCAGGCAGGTATTTTTGGAGTTTGCTAAAGATGAAAATATAGAAATTATTTTAGCAAAGAATGAGAAAGATTATGTAGTAGAAAGACTTAAAGATATAATCCCGGGGGCATTTACAAAAAAGGATCTGAATAAGGAGTAG
- the era gene encoding GTPase Era, translating to MFKSGYVTIIGRPNVGKSTLLNKLMGEKLVIVSNKPQTTRNNIHTILTSKNYQIIFVDTPGLHKPKHKLGEIMVKSAKDTLKNVDLILFLTNPDDEIGKGDAMILEELKGIDKKVFLVLNKIDENTQERVAQTLANYSSFFDFDEIVPISALKGKNVDTLLKLITDNLPEGPMYYPEEMVADVQERFIITEMIREKALRNLSEEVPHGIAVEIVTFKEQEDNRINIEVNMLCEKESHKGIIIGKNGAMLLKIKKQSKADIERFLGKKVNLNIWVKVRKEWRDNPALLKDLGYDFKK from the coding sequence ATGTTTAAATCAGGATACGTAACAATAATAGGAAGACCCAATGTAGGTAAGTCTACATTACTGAATAAATTGATGGGCGAAAAGTTGGTAATAGTATCAAATAAGCCTCAGACCACAAGAAACAATATACATACAATTTTGACCAGTAAGAATTATCAGATAATATTTGTTGATACTCCCGGCTTGCATAAGCCCAAACACAAGCTTGGTGAAATAATGGTAAAAAGCGCAAAAGATACCCTGAAGAATGTTGATCTCATTTTGTTTTTGACAAATCCCGATGATGAGATTGGCAAAGGAGATGCAATGATCCTTGAGGAGCTAAAGGGGATAGATAAGAAAGTCTTCTTGGTTCTGAATAAAATAGATGAGAATACGCAGGAAAGAGTTGCGCAGACTCTAGCTAATTATAGTAGCTTTTTCGATTTTGATGAGATTGTACCAATCTCTGCACTGAAAGGTAAGAATGTAGACACCTTGTTAAAGCTTATAACCGATAACCTTCCTGAGGGTCCAATGTACTATCCGGAAGAAATGGTAGCGGATGTACAGGAAAGATTTATCATTACCGAGATGATAAGAGAGAAGGCTCTTAGGAATTTATCTGAGGAAGTTCCACACGGAATTGCTGTGGAAATAGTGACCTTTAAAGAGCAGGAAGATAATAGAATTAATATCGAAGTAAATATGCTTTGTGAAAAGGAATCTCATAAAGGTATTATCATTGGAAAAAACGGAGCAATGCTTTTAAAGATAAAAAAACAGTCAAAAGCAGATATAGAAAGATTTTTAGGGAAAAAAGTGAACTTGAATATATGGGTAAAAGTAAGAAAAGAATGGAGAGATAATCCTGCTTTATTAAAAGATTTGGGTTATGACTTTAAGAAGTAG
- the recO gene encoding DNA repair protein RecO, with translation MSVINCKAVVLKVSDFGENDKIVWLFTDKLGKLSAIAKGAKKSKSKLFSITLPFCFGEYTVFRGKSMYVLSEGKTIESFQALLNDLDTLTYGSYICELVDISMVDEESNRDIFKTLVSSLYLLKSRAVDDEILLRAYELNVLNNTGYGINFETCGVCRKKIEQCSYISLQQFGGVCDQCPKTDGISISKPAFKVLKFLNNIPLEKVYRLTVPQNIKREIKKTLQLFISNNYSRIPKSLQMLDFIKESE, from the coding sequence CTGTCAGTAATTAATTGTAAAGCAGTTGTATTAAAAGTATCAGATTTTGGAGAAAATGATAAGATAGTATGGCTTTTTACCGATAAGCTCGGTAAGCTATCTGCTATTGCAAAGGGAGCCAAAAAAAGTAAAAGTAAGCTTTTCTCAATTACTCTCCCATTTTGCTTTGGTGAGTATACTGTATTTAGGGGTAAGAGTATGTATGTTTTGAGTGAGGGGAAAACTATAGAATCCTTTCAAGCTCTGTTAAATGACTTAGATACCTTAACCTATGGCTCCTATATATGTGAGTTGGTTGATATATCCATGGTAGATGAAGAAAGTAACAGAGATATATTTAAAACCTTAGTATCCTCTCTTTATCTGCTGAAAAGCAGGGCGGTAGATGACGAAATATTACTGAGGGCATATGAACTTAATGTTTTAAACAATACGGGCTATGGCATCAATTTTGAAACTTGTGGAGTATGCAGAAAAAAAATAGAACAGTGCAGTTATATAAGCTTACAGCAATTTGGAGGAGTGTGTGACCAATGTCCAAAAACTGATGGAATAAGTATAAGCAAACCTGCATTTAAGGTTTTAAAGTTTCTTAATAATATACCCTTAGAAAAGGTATATAGATTAACTGTACCGCAAAACATAAAGAGAGAAATAAAAAAGACCCTTCAACTATTTATTTCAAATAATTATTCAAGGATACCAAAAAGCTTACAAATGCTTGATTTTATAAAGGAGAGTGAATAA
- a CDS encoding DUF4342 domain-containing protein, protein MSEITLEKVDMIRDRTGVSYTVAKEALEVCNGDVLEAIVFIENNSKNKGSFYQTKEEFINWVKDIVNKGNVTRIRIKKDDKVLVDLPITAGLAVTGLTAILSVPLLAIGVVSAVVTKVTVEITKEDGTVEVVNKYIKDTMGDMKGKIDSFTEKLGGVAEEVKEVISEVAEDLKDKMKNRVNHEGKNQDTNNAEENVYKYTVNFEEVDDNNKEESDK, encoded by the coding sequence ATGAGTGAAATTACTCTTGAGAAAGTAGACATGATAAGAGACAGAACGGGAGTTTCATACACAGTGGCTAAGGAAGCCCTGGAAGTATGCAATGGTGATGTGCTAGAAGCAATTGTTTTCATTGAAAACAACAGTAAAAACAAAGGTAGCTTCTATCAGACAAAAGAAGAATTCATCAATTGGGTAAAAGATATAGTCAACAAGGGAAATGTAACAAGAATCAGAATTAAAAAAGATGATAAGGTTCTAGTTGACTTGCCTATTACAGCAGGGCTCGCAGTAACAGGTTTGACCGCGATTTTATCTGTTCCGCTCTTGGCCATCGGAGTGGTAAGTGCTGTTGTAACTAAGGTTACAGTGGAAATTACAAAGGAAGATGGTACAGTTGAAGTTGTAAACAAGTATATCAAAGATACCATGGGAGATATGAAAGGAAAAATAGACAGCTTTACCGAAAAACTTGGTGGAGTTGCGGAAGAAGTTAAGGAAGTAATCAGTGAAGTAGCAGAAGACCTTAAAGATAAAATGAAAAACAGAGTAAACCATGAAGGTAAAAATCAAGATACCAATAATGCAGAAGAGAATGTATATAAATACACTGTGAATTTTGAAGAAGTTGACGATAATAACAAAGAAGAAAGTGACAAATAA
- a CDS encoding helix-turn-helix transcriptional regulator, with the protein MRYTPRQEQIISIVKEVGPITSEKIASKLGLTRAALRPDLAILTMSGALEARPRVGYIYSREKAKNLLYDYITNIKVKDIMSKPVTVNEETTVYDAIIHLFLNDVGTLFIENKGVLVGAASRKDLLKIAIGSTDIHKVPVGIVMTRMPNIVCVEAEDTAYLVAQRIIEHEVDSIPVIERVFDGTKEAPKIIGKVSKTNITKLFVALGQNK; encoded by the coding sequence ATTAGGTATACACCTAGACAGGAACAAATAATTTCAATAGTAAAGGAAGTCGGGCCAATTACTAGTGAAAAAATTGCATCAAAGCTGGGATTAACCAGAGCAGCTTTAAGACCGGATCTAGCTATATTGACTATGAGTGGTGCGTTAGAGGCCAGACCTAGGGTAGGATACATATATTCAAGAGAAAAAGCAAAAAATTTGTTATATGACTACATAACAAATATAAAGGTCAAGGACATCATGTCTAAACCGGTAACTGTAAATGAGGAAACAACGGTTTACGATGCAATAATTCATCTTTTTTTAAATGATGTTGGCACACTTTTTATAGAAAACAAAGGCGTATTGGTAGGGGCAGCTTCAAGAAAAGATCTCTTGAAAATTGCAATTGGGAGTACCGATATTCATAAAGTTCCTGTAGGTATAGTAATGACCCGAATGCCTAATATAGTCTGTGTAGAAGCGGAAGATACTGCATATCTTGTGGCTCAACGAATTATTGAACACGAGGTAGATAGTATCCCGGTCATTGAAAGAGTTTTCGATGGTACTAAAGAAGCCCCTAAAATCATAGGGAAAGTATCTAAAACTAATATCACTAAACTATTTGTTGCCCTAGGGCAAAACAAATAG